Proteins encoded by one window of Chondromyces crocatus:
- a CDS encoding glycoside hydrolase family 5 protein: MVHVAGKSLGSSRSHGAGWKRSMALLGALAALVTGCGGAEDDGTAPHGNMTTGTTSTSGTSTSSTDPDPETPVDPPVQPEGSVVGRHGWLSVAGNRLEDEHGEAVQLRGMSLFWSQWAQNFYNASIVDTLVDDWKATVVRAALGVEPDGYLVNPDAEKARVKVVVDAAIARGVYVIIDWHDHSASQHTAQARSFFTEMAETYGQTPNVIFEIFNEPDGEPWSEVKAYAEDVLGAIRQTGARNVVVVGTPTWSQDVDVAADNPVVGFDNVAYTLHFYAGTHRQFLRDKATTAMNKGLALFVTEWGTCEASGNGGIDLEESQRWLDFMDTHKLSWANWSLFDKEEAASALRPGASPTGGWEESALTDAGKWVREKIRAGASNAP; encoded by the coding sequence ATGGTCCACGTTGCAGGGAAGTCGCTGGGGTCGTCGAGGTCGCACGGGGCGGGATGGAAGCGGTCGATGGCGCTGCTCGGGGCGCTGGCGGCGCTGGTCACGGGGTGCGGTGGGGCCGAGGACGATGGGACCGCGCCGCACGGGAACATGACGACGGGGACGACGAGCACGTCGGGCACGTCGACGAGCAGCACGGATCCCGATCCGGAGACGCCGGTCGATCCGCCGGTGCAGCCGGAGGGCTCGGTGGTGGGCCGGCACGGGTGGCTGTCGGTCGCTGGAAACCGGCTGGAAGACGAGCACGGGGAAGCGGTGCAGCTCCGGGGGATGAGCCTGTTCTGGAGCCAGTGGGCGCAGAATTTCTACAATGCGTCGATCGTGGACACGCTGGTGGACGACTGGAAGGCGACGGTGGTGCGCGCGGCGCTGGGGGTGGAGCCGGACGGGTATCTGGTGAACCCCGACGCGGAGAAGGCGCGGGTGAAGGTGGTGGTGGACGCGGCGATCGCGCGCGGGGTGTACGTGATCATCGACTGGCACGATCACAGCGCGTCGCAGCACACGGCGCAGGCGCGGAGCTTCTTCACCGAGATGGCGGAGACGTACGGGCAGACGCCAAACGTGATCTTCGAGATCTTCAACGAGCCCGACGGTGAGCCCTGGAGCGAGGTGAAGGCGTACGCGGAGGATGTGCTCGGCGCCATCCGTCAGACGGGCGCGCGGAACGTGGTGGTGGTCGGGACGCCGACGTGGTCGCAGGACGTGGACGTGGCGGCGGACAATCCCGTCGTCGGTTTCGACAACGTGGCCTACACGCTCCACTTCTATGCGGGGACGCACCGGCAGTTCCTGCGGGACAAGGCGACGACGGCGATGAACAAGGGCCTCGCGCTGTTCGTGACCGAGTGGGGGACATGCGAGGCGTCCGGCAATGGTGGGATCGATCTGGAGGAGTCGCAGCGCTGGCTCGACTTCATGGACACCCACAAGCTGAGCTGGGCGAACTGGTCGCTGTTCGACAAGGAAGAGGCGGCGTCGGCGCTGCGCCCGGGAGCGAGCCCCACGGGGGGCTGGGAAGAGTCGGCGCTGACGGACGCGGGGAAGTGGGTGCGGGAGAAGATCCGCGCCGGGGCGAGCAACGCGCCCTGA
- a CDS encoding LysR family transcriptional regulator, with amino-acid sequence MDPWPNLRAFVRSVRAGSFSAAAREAGMTPSAFSKLVSKLEAQLGVRLVVRGGQGLALTSEGQELYERVRRAFDDLDEAMVRVTQATTPRGLLRASVPLDLGRAWVLPRLSAFAGAYPELELEVGLTDRYVDPLSEQVDVVVRVGHVDDGRLVLRRIGRLRRQFYAAPSYLEARGTPQTPEALAGHTGLAYVRNGLRVPWELPSGGRLLPRGPIAADSNETLRAAALDGLGIAHLPEIVAEEDVRRGRLVCLLSEFREEGLPIHIAFPQGRLLPPRVRAFVDFFSEAARSTLLV; translated from the coding sequence ATGGATCCCTGGCCGAACCTTCGTGCTTTCGTGCGCAGCGTGCGCGCTGGCAGCTTCAGCGCTGCGGCCCGCGAGGCGGGGATGACCCCGTCGGCCTTCAGTAAGCTGGTCAGTAAGCTGGAGGCGCAGCTCGGGGTGCGGCTGGTGGTGCGGGGAGGGCAGGGGCTTGCGCTGACCAGCGAGGGCCAGGAGCTCTACGAGCGGGTGCGGCGGGCGTTCGACGACCTGGACGAGGCGATGGTGCGGGTGACGCAGGCGACGACGCCGCGGGGGCTGCTCCGGGCGAGCGTGCCGCTGGATCTCGGTCGGGCGTGGGTGCTGCCTCGGCTCTCGGCGTTCGCGGGGGCATACCCGGAGCTGGAGCTGGAGGTGGGGCTCACGGACCGGTACGTGGACCCGCTGTCGGAGCAGGTCGACGTGGTGGTGCGGGTGGGCCACGTGGACGATGGGCGGCTGGTGCTCCGGCGCATCGGTCGACTGAGGCGGCAGTTCTACGCGGCGCCCTCCTACCTGGAGGCGCGCGGGACGCCGCAGACGCCCGAGGCCCTGGCAGGACACACGGGGCTCGCCTACGTGCGCAACGGGCTGCGGGTGCCCTGGGAGCTGCCCTCGGGCGGACGTCTGCTTCCGCGCGGGCCGATCGCGGCCGACAGCAACGAGACCCTGCGGGCCGCGGCGCTCGACGGGCTCGGCATCGCCCACCTGCCGGAGATCGTGGCGGAGGAGGACGTGAGGCGAGGGCGCTTGGTCTGCTTGCTCTCGGAGTTCCGCGAGGAGGGGCTGCCCATCCACATCGCCTTCCCGCAAGGGCGCTTGCTGCCGCCTCGGGTGCGCGCGTTCGTCGACTTCTTCTCGGAGGCGGCCAGGTCCACGCTGCTGGTCTGA
- a CDS encoding LemA family protein, translating into MSLIARPLFSRFALVSRPLRPLWAALCLLALAFAVTGCSRYNELVEKDQIAAQKWSDLEAALQRRYDLIPNLVEVVKGSAKHEQATLSQVAEARAAAGKIQLTADDLTDPEKMAAFQKAQADLKGSLSRLMVIQEQYPDLKANKGFHDLQVQLEGTENRIQRSREEYNLAVREYNAELLKVGGQVVNKVTGAPFKPRVFFTATTEAQTAPKVTF; encoded by the coding sequence ATGAGCCTGATTGCCCGACCTCTGTTCTCCAGGTTCGCCCTCGTGAGCCGCCCTCTGCGGCCGCTCTGGGCAGCGCTCTGTCTGCTCGCCCTCGCCTTCGCCGTGACGGGGTGCTCTCGCTACAACGAGCTGGTCGAGAAGGATCAGATCGCCGCCCAGAAGTGGTCCGATCTCGAGGCTGCACTCCAGCGTCGCTACGATCTCATCCCCAACCTCGTCGAGGTGGTGAAGGGTTCTGCGAAGCACGAGCAGGCGACGCTCTCGCAGGTGGCCGAGGCCCGCGCCGCAGCTGGCAAGATCCAGCTCACCGCGGACGACCTCACCGATCCCGAGAAGATGGCCGCCTTCCAGAAGGCCCAGGCCGACCTCAAGGGCTCGCTGTCCCGCCTGATGGTGATCCAGGAGCAATACCCGGATCTCAAGGCCAACAAGGGCTTCCACGACCTGCAAGTGCAGCTCGAGGGGACCGAGAACCGCATCCAGCGCTCGCGCGAGGAGTACAACCTGGCCGTGCGTGAGTACAACGCCGAGCTGCTCAAGGTCGGTGGTCAGGTCGTCAACAAGGTCACCGGCGCGCCGTTCAAGCCTCGCGTGTTCTTCACCGCGACGACCGAGGCGCAGACGGCTCCGAAGGTAACGTTCTGA
- a CDS encoding NAD-dependent epimerase/dehydratase family protein — protein MTRALITGATGYIGGSVAQRLVQDGFEVVALVRRSEDVARLEARGLKPQVGSLDDGALLARLASEADLVVNTADSDHRSTLEALLGALRGTGKRLVHTSGSSIVADHADGEASDRIYDEDTPFTPIPEKAARVAIDTLVRDAARDGVHSIVICPTMIYGRGTGVKRDSIQVPLLARVARERGAGVHIGAGLNAWSNVHIEDLVDLYALAIERAAPGSFFFAENGENSLRDIATALSHALGFGGKTVSWPIAEAIEQYGAEAARFGLASNSRVRGVRSRADLGWKPHRTALLDEIERGSYRDDFGR, from the coding sequence ATGACACGCGCACTGATCACGGGAGCAACGGGATACATCGGCGGCTCCGTCGCCCAGCGGCTGGTCCAGGATGGCTTCGAGGTCGTGGCCCTCGTCCGGCGCAGCGAAGACGTCGCCCGGCTCGAAGCCCGCGGCCTGAAACCCCAGGTGGGCAGCCTCGACGACGGCGCCCTCCTCGCGCGCCTGGCCAGCGAGGCCGATCTGGTGGTGAACACCGCCGACTCCGATCACCGCAGCACCCTCGAAGCCCTCCTCGGCGCCCTCCGCGGCACCGGCAAGCGGCTCGTCCACACCAGCGGCTCGTCCATCGTCGCCGATCACGCCGACGGCGAGGCCTCCGACCGCATCTACGACGAGGACACGCCCTTCACCCCCATCCCCGAGAAGGCTGCTCGCGTCGCCATCGACACCCTGGTGCGTGACGCCGCGCGCGACGGTGTGCACAGCATCGTCATCTGCCCGACCATGATCTATGGCCGCGGCACCGGCGTGAAGCGCGACTCCATCCAGGTCCCCCTTCTCGCGCGCGTCGCTCGCGAGCGCGGTGCCGGCGTCCACATCGGCGCCGGCCTCAACGCCTGGTCGAACGTCCACATCGAGGACCTCGTCGACCTCTACGCCCTCGCCATCGAGCGCGCCGCCCCCGGCTCGTTTTTCTTCGCGGAGAACGGCGAGAACTCCCTCCGCGACATCGCCACCGCCCTCAGCCACGCCCTCGGCTTCGGCGGCAAGACGGTGAGCTGGCCCATCGCCGAGGCCATCGAGCAATACGGCGCGGAAGCCGCCCGCTTCGGCCTCGCCTCGAACAGCCGCGTCCGTGGCGTGCGCTCCCGCGCCGACCTCGGCTGGAAGCCGCACCGCACGGCCCTCCTCGACGAGATCGAGCGCGGCTCCTACCGCGACGACTTCGGGCGCTGA
- a CDS encoding aminoglycoside phosphotransferase family protein translates to MRGASASPVSPPSSPEAPPGGVGGDSSKAGGAASKDEVRRILDEATARHLARNARAVASAVAVAKAHGLTVKEPKVLAEACAVRVLLSPAPVVARVSTVTAVLRAPIEPWLQRELDVSAFLAAQGAPVVPPSDELPATPFEHDGLHMSFWRYVQPAGDKPPETVVAAQMLGELHAALRDYPGELPELVPLGDIQRGLDRLAGETTLVSVEDLAFMQRMADRILGELRAVGLGPVQPIHGDAHVGNLIPVTGGWLWNDFEDTCLGPVGWDLCGLEAGDEMVAHAAYPGAPAPSRVTLFRNLRLLQGTLWAASCGRELPAWFEYVPMLLGQLRALE, encoded by the coding sequence ATGCGGGGCGCCTCGGCTTCCCCGGTTTCCCCGCCGTCATCGCCCGAAGCGCCGCCAGGAGGCGTCGGCGGGGATTCCTCGAAGGCTGGTGGGGCCGCGTCGAAGGACGAGGTGCGCCGCATCCTCGACGAGGCGACGGCACGCCACCTCGCGCGGAACGCACGCGCCGTCGCGTCGGCGGTGGCCGTTGCCAAGGCCCACGGGCTGACCGTGAAGGAGCCCAAGGTGCTGGCGGAGGCGTGCGCGGTGCGGGTGCTCCTCTCGCCCGCGCCCGTGGTGGCCCGGGTGAGCACGGTGACCGCTGTCCTGCGCGCGCCGATCGAGCCCTGGCTGCAGCGGGAGCTCGACGTGTCCGCATTCCTTGCGGCGCAGGGGGCGCCCGTGGTGCCACCGAGCGACGAGCTGCCCGCGACGCCGTTCGAGCACGATGGGCTGCACATGTCGTTCTGGCGGTACGTCCAGCCCGCGGGGGACAAGCCGCCGGAGACGGTCGTCGCTGCGCAGATGCTGGGCGAGCTGCACGCGGCGCTGCGGGACTACCCGGGGGAGCTGCCCGAGCTGGTGCCGCTCGGTGACATCCAGCGCGGGCTCGACCGCCTCGCTGGAGAGACGACGCTGGTGTCGGTGGAGGACCTGGCGTTCATGCAGCGCATGGCCGACAGGATCCTCGGAGAGCTGCGCGCGGTGGGGCTGGGGCCGGTGCAGCCGATCCACGGGGATGCGCACGTGGGGAACCTGATCCCGGTCACGGGCGGCTGGCTCTGGAACGACTTCGAGGACACGTGCCTGGGCCCCGTGGGCTGGGATCTGTGCGGCCTCGAGGCCGGTGACGAGATGGTGGCGCACGCGGCCTATCCGGGGGCGCCAGCGCCGTCACGGGTGACCCTGTTCCGGAACCTGCGGCTGTTGCAAGGCACCCTCTGGGCGGCCTCGTGCGGCCGGGAGCTGCCGGCGTGGTTCGAGTACGTGCCGATGCTGCTCGGTCAGCTCCGGGCGCTCGAGTGA
- a CDS encoding metallophosphoesterase: MKIFKFVALLAGSFALAACVGGEVEQEGVIEEAVEVASEAVSACAEMPAPVHHRVKPNGGASLYTLNANEAANAATNHGFTDDRGIAFYGAASTGTGLSPVYRLYNPTLGNFLWTIDENERDKAKTQYGYTSDEGIRFYASKTSRPCLIPVYRYRSPTLNKHRFATSAADRASLSASGWLDEGVKFYAAPEATVTPPDDDTKFTFVVIPDTQQEIVYAPTRFTHRLDWIVANRASLDVRFVAHSGDMVDWDTPDHIHYVRASDALVKLDTAQIPYAIAIGNHDTAAVCQGGSACPGNVNANLRNTTTFNTYFPTSRFSALSGVYEAGKIDNSYHRFTAGGSSWMVLSLELWARTGAVDWAKTVLAQHPNDNVIVITHSHLNSNGTIMQTNGGYGNNSPQYVFDNLIKQYANVRLVFSGHVGNAAYRLDTGVHGNQIHQFLNCFHDGSTNPTRLVEIDTAANTLSTRVYAPATNTERSDGKHTLSNMNWL, encoded by the coding sequence GTGAAGATCTTCAAATTCGTGGCGTTGCTGGCCGGGTCGTTCGCGCTCGCCGCTTGTGTGGGGGGTGAGGTCGAGCAGGAGGGGGTCATCGAAGAGGCCGTGGAGGTGGCTTCGGAGGCCGTCTCGGCGTGCGCGGAGATGCCTGCGCCGGTCCATCACCGGGTGAAGCCGAACGGCGGGGCGAGCCTGTACACGCTGAACGCGAACGAGGCGGCCAATGCGGCGACCAACCATGGTTTCACCGATGATCGAGGGATCGCATTCTACGGCGCGGCCAGCACCGGGACGGGGTTGTCGCCGGTGTACCGGCTCTACAATCCGACGCTGGGGAACTTCCTCTGGACCATCGACGAGAACGAGCGGGACAAGGCGAAGACGCAGTACGGGTACACGTCGGACGAGGGGATCCGGTTCTATGCGTCGAAGACCAGCAGGCCATGCCTGATCCCGGTCTACCGCTACCGGAGTCCGACGCTGAACAAGCACCGCTTCGCCACGAGCGCGGCAGACCGGGCGAGCCTGTCGGCCTCGGGCTGGCTCGATGAGGGGGTGAAGTTCTACGCGGCGCCAGAGGCCACGGTCACGCCACCCGACGACGACACGAAGTTCACGTTCGTGGTGATTCCCGACACGCAGCAGGAGATCGTCTATGCGCCGACCCGGTTCACGCACCGGCTGGACTGGATCGTGGCGAACCGGGCGAGCCTCGATGTCCGCTTCGTGGCCCATAGCGGTGACATGGTCGACTGGGACACGCCCGACCACATCCATTATGTGCGGGCGAGTGATGCGCTGGTGAAGCTGGACACGGCGCAGATCCCGTACGCCATCGCCATCGGGAACCACGACACCGCGGCGGTGTGCCAGGGAGGGAGCGCGTGCCCCGGGAACGTGAACGCGAACCTGCGGAACACGACGACGTTCAACACCTACTTCCCGACGTCACGGTTCTCGGCGCTGAGCGGGGTCTACGAGGCGGGGAAGATCGACAACTCCTACCATCGGTTCACGGCCGGCGGGTCGAGCTGGATGGTGCTCAGCCTGGAGCTGTGGGCGAGGACGGGCGCGGTGGACTGGGCGAAAACGGTGCTCGCGCAGCACCCGAACGATAACGTCATCGTCATCACCCATTCTCACCTGAACAGCAATGGCACGATCATGCAGACGAATGGCGGCTACGGAAACAACAGCCCGCAGTACGTGTTCGACAACCTGATCAAGCAGTACGCGAACGTGCGGCTGGTGTTCTCCGGGCACGTGGGCAACGCGGCGTACCGGTTGGACACGGGGGTGCACGGGAACCAGATCCACCAGTTCCTGAACTGCTTCCACGACGGGTCGACGAACCCCACGCGGCTCGTCGAGATCGACACGGCGGCGAACACGCTCTCCACGCGGGTCTACGCGCCAGCGACGAACACGGAGCGCAGCGACGGGAAGCACACGCTGAGCAACATGAACTGGCTGTGA
- a CDS encoding NAD-dependent epimerase/dehydratase family protein encodes MTTETTTPSAEPQALQGKALLTGASGFIGGRLRDALLARGLDVVAVRRRGSPVAKKGRSAEVEYEDVAGLERLMAEEKPDVVFHLAGATKGVTRDDFSRANVMPTRNLLEALKRAHPEVKRFVHVSTLAAYGPSSAAKPHVESSPRRPLEHYGDTKLEAEYVVEAAKELPWTILRPGGVYGPGDVDYFNLFREASQGRNVFFGNRNRWFSAVYVDDMVSAMLAAASHPGAVQQGFFVCDNEPLTWERFQQAIVDASGRRVRTLNLPEALVSLAAVGGELATRFDGKPRLFNRQKAKMGAQEAWTCRSDALRSVLGWNHEFGLERGIRAAFDWYRQEKWI; translated from the coding sequence GTGACAACCGAGACGACGACTCCCTCCGCAGAACCCCAAGCACTCCAGGGCAAGGCCCTGCTGACCGGAGCCAGCGGCTTCATCGGGGGCCGCCTGCGCGATGCGCTGCTCGCCCGCGGGCTCGACGTGGTGGCGGTGCGCCGCCGGGGCTCCCCCGTGGCGAAGAAGGGGCGCTCGGCCGAGGTGGAGTACGAGGACGTGGCCGGGCTGGAGCGGCTCATGGCCGAAGAGAAGCCCGATGTGGTGTTCCACCTGGCCGGGGCGACGAAGGGCGTGACGCGCGACGACTTCTCGCGGGCGAACGTGATGCCCACCCGCAACCTGCTGGAGGCGCTGAAGCGGGCGCACCCGGAGGTGAAGCGGTTCGTGCACGTGTCGACACTGGCCGCTTACGGGCCCTCGAGCGCGGCGAAACCCCACGTGGAGTCGAGCCCGCGGCGTCCGCTGGAGCACTACGGGGACACCAAGCTGGAGGCGGAGTACGTGGTCGAGGCGGCGAAGGAGCTGCCGTGGACCATCCTGCGGCCCGGTGGGGTCTACGGTCCGGGGGACGTGGACTACTTCAACCTGTTCCGCGAGGCGTCGCAGGGGCGGAACGTGTTCTTCGGGAACCGGAACCGGTGGTTCTCGGCGGTGTACGTGGACGACATGGTGTCGGCGATGCTGGCGGCCGCGTCGCACCCGGGCGCGGTGCAGCAGGGGTTCTTCGTGTGCGACAACGAGCCGCTGACCTGGGAGCGTTTCCAGCAGGCGATCGTGGACGCGAGCGGGCGACGGGTGCGCACGCTGAACCTGCCGGAGGCGCTGGTGAGCCTGGCCGCGGTGGGCGGTGAGCTGGCGACGCGGTTCGACGGGAAGCCGCGGCTGTTCAACCGGCAGAAGGCGAAGATGGGGGCCCAGGAGGCGTGGACGTGCCGGAGCGACGCGCTGCGCTCGGTGCTGGGGTGGAACCACGAGTTCGGGCTGGAGCGCGGGATCCGGGCGGCGTTCGACTGGTACCGCCAGGAGAAGTGGATCTAG
- a CDS encoding condensation domain-containing protein, which produces MSGEVVNLRALLSCARIINMTNMTTPITLTTTAYPLSSPQREGWIEQSMCADAPPSSQGGYARIDGPIDVATLERALEHVVEQNDALRLALVQQDAAPVQRIVDRVPVTLERRDLSGGEDAEERAHEWLQHELERPAPGGEGPLFQFELVRVAEDRHYWLTRVHPLVADGYAMSLVTQRAAATYNALLSGQPIDEAIRHSYADFIAHDQAYMASEQFQRDEAYWREKLATIPEPLLPSRSFGRSAGQPSRRWRSDLILDRARFVEMQVFAAEQGTTPFQVILGALYSYFARVTQRDDVAFGLVALNRSTEDFRQTVGKFTSTVPAWYQLGTGLSFRELLLALGQEARRGAPHRRFPLSEVNRLAGVRGDRPFDVTLSCSGGGCDVRFGDAPASFRFMTAGCEQKGLRIHVEKLHEQGGARLRFDGCSENLTKTEIEKLPGRLESLLLEVMRSPDRALRDLQLLTMAERRQLGLCVGEAGRDAERGPAVDEQIAHARPLEV; this is translated from the coding sequence ATGTCTGGTGAGGTCGTGAATCTTCGTGCGCTCCTGTCTTGCGCGCGGATAATCAATATGACTAACATGACGACGCCGATAACCCTGACGACAACGGCATATCCCCTCTCTTCACCCCAGAGAGAGGGTTGGATTGAGCAGTCGATGTGCGCGGACGCTCCGCCCTCCAGTCAGGGTGGGTATGCCCGTATCGACGGTCCCATCGACGTCGCCACCCTGGAGCGCGCGCTGGAGCACGTCGTGGAGCAGAACGACGCCCTCCGGCTAGCGCTCGTGCAGCAGGACGCGGCCCCCGTGCAGCGCATCGTCGACCGGGTCCCGGTGACGCTGGAGCGGCGTGACCTGTCCGGAGGGGAGGACGCCGAGGAGCGGGCGCACGAGTGGCTCCAGCACGAGCTGGAGAGGCCCGCCCCGGGTGGCGAGGGGCCCCTGTTTCAGTTCGAGCTGGTGCGGGTCGCAGAGGATCGCCACTACTGGCTCACGCGGGTGCACCCGCTGGTGGCCGATGGCTACGCGATGTCGCTGGTCACGCAGCGCGCGGCAGCGACCTACAACGCCTTGCTCTCGGGGCAGCCGATCGACGAGGCGATCCGACACTCCTACGCTGACTTCATCGCTCACGATCAGGCCTACATGGCGTCGGAGCAGTTCCAGCGCGACGAGGCGTACTGGCGCGAGAAGCTTGCGACGATCCCCGAGCCGCTCTTGCCTTCACGGTCCTTCGGCAGGTCGGCGGGGCAGCCATCCCGCCGGTGGCGATCGGATCTGATCCTGGACCGCGCGCGCTTCGTGGAGATGCAGGTGTTCGCAGCGGAGCAGGGGACGACGCCGTTCCAGGTGATCCTGGGCGCGCTGTACAGCTACTTCGCGCGGGTGACCCAGCGAGACGATGTGGCCTTCGGGTTGGTTGCGCTGAACCGGAGCACCGAGGACTTCCGACAGACGGTCGGCAAGTTCACCAGCACGGTTCCGGCCTGGTATCAGCTCGGCACGGGGCTGAGCTTTCGGGAGCTGCTCCTGGCGCTCGGTCAGGAAGCGCGGCGCGGGGCACCCCACCGGCGGTTCCCGCTGAGCGAGGTGAACCGGCTGGCGGGCGTGCGTGGCGATCGGCCGTTCGACGTCACGCTGTCCTGCTCGGGAGGTGGGTGCGACGTGCGCTTCGGGGACGCCCCCGCGTCGTTCCGCTTCATGACGGCGGGCTGCGAGCAGAAGGGCCTGCGGATCCACGTGGAGAAGCTGCACGAGCAAGGTGGAGCGAGGCTGCGGTTCGACGGGTGCTCCGAGAACCTCACGAAGACGGAGATCGAGAAGCTGCCGGGGCGGCTGGAGAGCTTGCTGCTCGAGGTGATGCGCTCACCCGATCGGGCACTGCGCGATCTGCAGCTCCTGACGATGGCGGAGCGTCGTCAGCTCGGGCTCTGTGTGGGGGAAGCTGGGCGGGATGCCGAGCGCGGCCCGGCGGTCGACGAGCAGATCGCGCACGCGCGGCCGCTCGAGGTGTAG
- a CDS encoding TPM domain-containing protein, with translation MVAWARGSRTAGAGRLRALVAAALALVVIAFSSAFPRTALAAFTPPPLRGHVVDTAGKLSQAEMLRLDRKLDAIRQKTGFEIVAFVAGNLEGEPIEDIAYKAFNTWKIGQERADNGVLLVIAPAERRVRIETGKGVGAELTDLQSNDIIREVIAPLLQQDRFYEAVDRGTIAIADTLLKGADGKAPAQKVAKPPDMVRTALTAGGILLVIILSIVSPTFRSLLWFIIQLFLLSGGRGGGGGSGYGGGGGRSGGGGSSDSY, from the coding sequence ATGGTCGCCTGGGCCCGTGGCTCTCGGACGGCGGGCGCGGGGCGCCTCCGCGCTCTGGTCGCCGCGGCGCTCGCGCTCGTCGTCATCGCGTTCAGCTCGGCCTTCCCGAGAACGGCGCTCGCCGCCTTCACCCCGCCGCCCCTCCGCGGGCACGTGGTGGACACGGCGGGCAAGCTCTCGCAGGCCGAGATGCTGCGCCTCGACCGGAAGCTCGACGCCATCCGGCAGAAGACAGGCTTCGAGATCGTGGCGTTCGTCGCCGGGAACCTCGAAGGCGAGCCCATCGAAGACATCGCCTACAAAGCCTTCAACACCTGGAAGATCGGGCAGGAGCGCGCCGACAATGGCGTGCTCCTCGTGATCGCGCCCGCCGAGCGGCGCGTCCGGATCGAGACAGGCAAGGGCGTGGGCGCAGAGCTCACCGACCTCCAGTCCAACGACATCATCCGGGAGGTCATCGCGCCGCTGCTCCAGCAGGATCGCTTCTACGAGGCGGTCGATCGGGGCACCATCGCCATCGCCGACACCCTGCTCAAGGGCGCCGATGGCAAGGCGCCAGCGCAGAAGGTCGCCAAGCCGCCGGACATGGTCCGGACGGCGTTGACGGCGGGCGGCATCCTTCTGGTCATCATCCTGTCGATCGTGTCGCCCACGTTCCGCTCGCTCCTGTGGTTCATCATCCAGCTCTTCCTGCTGTCTGGTGGACGGGGTGGCGGCGGTGGCTCGGGCTACGGTGGCGGCGGAGGTCGCTCCGGCGGCGGCGGGTCGAGCGACAGCTACTGA